CGCCATACGTCAGCTTCTAAGGAGACCAACATTAAGGGTTTCAGAGAATCCAATGAGCGTCTGGAATTTCTGGGCGACTCCGTATTGGGCATGGTCATTGCCGAATACCTCTTCAAAAAATTCCCCTACAAAGACGAAGGTTTTCTGACCGAGATCCGTTCACGAATTGTGAACCGTGAAACCCTCAACGGCATTGCCCGCAAAATCGGCCTCGACCGTTTGATCGAGTTCGACGGCAACCGCAAAGGCATGCCGCCCAACTCTTCCATGTACGGCGATGCCCTCGAAGCCCTTGTGGGAGCCGTTTATTTGGACAAAGGGTTCCGCTTTACGCGGAAGTTCATTACCAAAGAACTCCTCACGCACTACGACCTCGACGCGCTCATCAACAACAACGCCAACTTCAAAAGCCGCCTCATCGAATGGGCGCAACGCGAAGGAAAAGAAGTTCGTTTTATGATCGTGGAAGAAAAAGGCAGTCGCCACTTCCGTGAATTCATTTCACAGGTTATTCTGAGTGGCGAAGTCTTTGCCCAAGGCAGTGGCTATTCCAAGAAAAAAGCGGAGCAATCGGCGGCCGAAAAAGCCTGCGAGCAGTTGGAATTGAAGTAATTAAAGTTTAGTGAGTTTATTTTCCAAGGCCCCTATTTTGGCTTTCAGCTCCTTTATTTGCTTGCTGAGGCTATCTTCTTCCTGTTTAGTAGGGCTTTGTTGCATAGATGCTGAAAGATAAATCATTAGTATGAAAAAGCACCGGAATGGCGAACTTTGTGATTGCCAAACCAACAAAATTGCCACCTGACCGGACTGTCAGGGCTAATCCGGTGCTATGCCAAAAATACACTTTTTTACCCAAGCCGAAAATTTACCGCCCAAGGCACAAAGAAATCCACCAATCCCCAAAGAAAAATACCGGTTAACCAACTGGCCTGAATATAATAAGGCATTGATTAACAGAGGCTTTGTCACCCTTTGGCTGAATGAAAAGACGTTGACTCAATGGTACTATCAAGGACCTCGTACTCGCGGCGGGCTATTGCGCTATTCAGATCAATGTATCCAAGCAGCCTTGGCTCTTAAAGCGGCCTTCCGGCTGGCCTTTCGACAAACACAAGGGTTGATTCAGAGTTTATTAGCGATTATGAAGATTGACATTCAAGTACCCAGCTACAGTCAGCTTTGTAGGCGACAGGCTCACCTACAGGCCTTCCATACCCCTCAAAAACCTACTGATAACCAAGTCAAACCGATTCATCTGGTAGTGGATAGTACGGGATTAAAAGTCTATGGCGAGGGTGAGTGGAAGGTACGCAAGCATGGAGCTGATAAACGGCGTACCTGGCGTAAACTGCATTTAGTAGCCGATGAAGCTACTAATACCATCCACGCTGTTGAGTTGACAACTCATTCCATCAGTGATGCTGAGATGATTAAGCCCTTACTGGCTGATATTGAATGGCCTATCGCTAAACTAAGGGCAGATGGAGCTTATGACCAAGTCAAAGTTTTTGACGAGTTAGAAAAGCACTGGATTCAGCCTGTGATACCGCCCCGATCCAACGCAGTCATCTGGACCAGTGAAAACGGAAATGATTTAATACACCCTCGTAATGAGGCCGTTCGTCAGATTCGTTTGGTGGGTATAGCAGCATGGAAACAGCAAATTGGCTACCATCGCCGGAGCAAAGCCGAGACGGCTATGTTTCGTTGGAAGATGATTTTCGGTGAACGGTTGTCGGCTCGATTGGTAACTAATCAACAGACCGAAGCCCAAATCAAAGCCACTTGCTTAAACCGATTCACCAGATTGGGTATGCCTAAGACAGTCAAACGGTTGCCAACATAACTATGCAACAAAGCCTTCATTAAATTAAAATTTATCATGAAAACAATTGTTTTTTCTATCACTTTCTCATTTTTTTTTCTGTTACAAGGGCTTGCCCAAAAGAAAACAATGATAGCTTATTTCCCAAGAGAAGTATCAATTAAAGATAGTATCACCATATCATTGATAGATAATTATATTCAAAAAGTACAGGACAAAAAAGTAGTACATTTGTCGATAGCTGCTACTCAGGATACCATTTTTTACCGTTTAGAAGCTATAGCCACAATTGAAACGATAACTGAGCATATCAAACCATTTTTCATATTTCAGTATAAAGGATACTATTTTTTAGTTGACAATGGGCTGGGACGTATGGTTCAGGGAAATGATCTATTTGCACAATATATTACAAAAAAATTAAAGAAATACTTGGTGCGCGGGGAAACCATAAAAGATGCAGGAAATGGAGTAAAGGATGTCACTTTTATAATCTATGAAGCGCCTGTAATGTTTGCAACTTACTCGCGAGGGGGAGTAAAAGTTAGATGGGACGGTTTATGACAAATTCGCTCAAAACATAAATTCCAGTCGTAACGCCATTCGGTTATATACCCGGTCTTCCCATTTTTCCACTTCACCCCATCCTAAGGGTTTGAAATTAAGTAGTCATAATCACTATTCTGATGAAAGCCCTTACTAAATTTCTCATTTCCATCTCCGTACTGACAATAATAGGAACATTACTCATTTACAGACTTTGGCTTGGTTATTGGCCTCCGAGGACCCCGGCGAAAATAGTACAAAAAGCCCTAGGAGTATCATTCATTAATCTAGGAATTAAAAAGTATTATGAACAATGGCTACCTAATGGTGATGGAACCCTTTTGGTGATTGTTAAAACCGATTCTGCTTCTGTAGCAACTATTTTATCAGAATCTAAATTAACATTCAGGCAGCTTGATATTACTAATAA
Above is a window of Runella slithyformis DSM 19594 DNA encoding:
- a CDS encoding IS5 family transposase; translation: MPKIHFFTQAENLPPKAQRNPPIPKEKYRLTNWPEYNKALINRGFVTLWLNEKTLTQWYYQGPRTRGGLLRYSDQCIQAALALKAAFRLAFRQTQGLIQSLLAIMKIDIQVPSYSQLCRRQAHLQAFHTPQKPTDNQVKPIHLVVDSTGLKVYGEGEWKVRKHGADKRRTWRKLHLVADEATNTIHAVELTTHSISDAEMIKPLLADIEWPIAKLRADGAYDQVKVFDELEKHWIQPVIPPRSNAVIWTSENGNDLIHPRNEAVRQIRLVGIAAWKQQIGYHRRSKAETAMFRWKMIFGERLSARLVTNQQTEAQIKATCLNRFTRLGMPKTVKRLPT
- the rnc gene encoding ribonuclease III — its product is MSPEKKFRKAVELIIGEKPSNMEVYQLAFRHTSASKETNIKGFRESNERLEFLGDSVLGMVIAEYLFKKFPYKDEGFLTEIRSRIVNRETLNGIARKIGLDRLIEFDGNRKGMPPNSSMYGDALEALVGAVYLDKGFRFTRKFITKELLTHYDLDALINNNANFKSRLIEWAQREGKEVRFMIVEEKGSRHFREFISQVILSGEVFAQGSGYSKKKAEQSAAEKACEQLELK